TGTAGGCCGCATCGCCGCCCGCGCGGCTGAGGCTGATTAACACGCGCTCGGGCTGTTCGACATAATGCGACACCCCATCGAGATAAACGTCATCGCCCAGCACGTTGTCGAAATCGGCCGCCGAAAACAGCGTTTTCCATTCGGGGCAGCCCGAACGGTAGGAAGCCGCACTGCACACCCGGTACACGCCTTTCGGGTGTTCGCTGCTTTGGTGGAAATGATACATACGCGCGCGGTGTTCTTGGCAAAACGCAATCTGGCGCGGGTTTTGCAACTCTTTTACCATTTCGGCAACGGTTTGCCCGAACGCTGCCGATGAGGCAAAGCGCGCCTGCGTTTCGGCGTGGGCTTCGGCGGCGAAACGCAGGGTTTCGGGGCTGTGCAGGTTTTCTAAAAAAGCATAGGGGTCGCGGGGAGTTTGGTTCACGGTAGAGGCCGTCTGAAAAGTGAAAATCAAGGCGGGATTATAGCCAATCTGCTGAAAATAAGTATGGGGCGGAGGGCAATGCAGGCCGCATCTTCTCTAAAAAATAAGTCATCGCAGCGCCGGTCTTGCCGCACGATGGGGGAAGTGATCCGCTGTATTCCGGCAACGGGAAAGCCCCGGCAGGGCAGAAATAAACTCTGCCGCTGCGTTGGCGGCCGGCAAAACCGTTCTCGGGGTGCAGGCGCAACACCGTATCGGAAACTGCCCGGCAACCGAAATGGCATCATTCGCGATGCCGGCTCTGTTTGCGTACTGCCTTGAACGGCATCGTGCCGTACGGAACCGGTGCTGCTGCCGTTCAAGCGGCCGGCAAAACCGTTCTCGGGGTGCAGGCGCGACGGTGCCGTGATTATTTTAATGGGGCGGGTTATGCGCCGCCCCTTGTGCAGGCGGCGACGCGTTCAGACGGCCGCAGAAACTGCTTGCTCCCATCGGGCGGGCAGCCCTGTAGCGCAGAGGGCTGCGGCTGCGGCATTTATGCACTGTGCCGGTGTCGGAAAAGCAGGCGTTGCGCTGCCGGCAATATGGCAGAACACGGCCGCTGCCCGGCGCCGCCGCAGAAAAGCCGCGCCGCAGCGGTTGAACCGCCGTTGCCGATGGCGGTAGAATCTGCCTGCCGCTTCCCGCTTCAGTAGGGCTTTGCGCCCCGCCTGCGGCTGTAATATTCTGAAAAAGTTGAAAAAATGAAAAATATCGAAACCAAACGGCAGCAGGCTCAAGCCATGCTCGACAATGCCGATTTATTGTTTGACGAACAAGCCTGCCGTAGCGCGCTGGTGCGCCTGGCCGGCGAAATCACTGCCGATTTGGGCAGCAGATACCCGTTTGTTCTGCCGGTGATGGGCGGTGCGGTGGTGTTTACCGGCCAGCTGCTGCCGCTGTTGGACTTTCCGCTCGATTTTGATTATGTGCATGTTTCGCGCTACGGCGACAAGCTCGAGGGCGGCAGCTTCAACTGGCTGCGCGCGCCGCAGGAGGGCGTGGCCGGCCGCCATGTGCTGGTGTTGGACGATATTCTCGATGAAGGCCACACAATGGCGGCCATCAAACGGCAGGTGCTCGATTTGGGCGCGGCTTCCTGCGCCACGGCGGTGTTTGCCGATAAAAACACCGGCAAAGAAAAGCCTGTGCGTGCCGATTATGTGGGCATCAGCGTGCCCGACCGCTATGTGTTCGGCTACGGCATGGATGCCGCCGGCGCATGGCGCAACCTCGGCGCGGTATATGCTCTGCGCGGTTAGCGGCGGGTTTTTCAGACGGCCTGAGCGGCAAATATTCTGTGCAGGCTGTCTGAAAAAAACTATGCCGTGCCGGCAGGCCGAACCGGGGTTGCGCCGGCCGTCTGAAACACGGTTTGCCGCATTGCCGCGCTTTGCGGCTTAATTGGTTGAAAATGAACCCGATCCACCACTGAGATACACCATGA
This genomic interval from Neisseria musculi contains the following:
- a CDS encoding hypoxanthine-guanine phosphoribosyltransferase: MKNIETKRQQAQAMLDNADLLFDEQACRSALVRLAGEITADLGSRYPFVLPVMGGAVVFTGQLLPLLDFPLDFDYVHVSRYGDKLEGGSFNWLRAPQEGVAGRHVLVLDDILDEGHTMAAIKRQVLDLGAASCATAVFADKNTGKEKPVRADYVGISVPDRYVFGYGMDAAGAWRNLGAVYALRG